TTGatatatatttagggtatatcaaaagaaattttctttttcttaactACAAACCAACCACATTCATAGAGTTTCCAAACATGTCATTCCATGTGACAATTTATCTCGATAAAAAATTTGTTCCTAACTTTAGTCGATTTCTTTGTTTTATAGCTTCTTAATTCTTAAATAAGTTATTTTGTCATTTCACTTTAACAATTTTAACTTTTTAGTTCTTGAATTTATCaagaattaataaaaaaaatgtacaCTACCAATTTACTTTATATATAGTAATAAAGGTACTACATtgtatttcttaaaatatatattttataaatcaaaaaaattcttaatgatttttgaattttttaaatatgcTATTCTTTTATATCTCAATTGTCTTTCTTCCTTCAACATTCCTTGACGTGAGCACATAAATATCTTGTATACTTATCTTGTATACCTTTGGGTTTGCCCTATTTAATTTAAAACTTTAAATCATTCCCCACCTATCACTGCCTATTCATTTCCACAAGTACGACAAAGGCCAAGGGTGAACTTGTCACAGCCACTTGATCAGAAATGAACAAGATCCACTTCATTAACGTATTGTTGAAGACATGGTGTAGTAACTcgatccaaatatatatatataataaagagatattttggagaagatattatAAAAGGagatattttaagatatttatatataaatatattggaggaaatatttattttaattacttAAAGACTAAGTTAGGtctttctttataaactctcattctctctctctctctagacacgaactccactctctctctctctctctctctctctctctctcagatttTCAGGTCGTGTGTTTCCggaatcgacgatccgacgtcGCTACATGGATTAGGGAAGGAATATCTACAGATTCTACggatcaaaattttattttgaagattttttagtttttctcgaaaatcaaggtaaggatcgaTTTTTGCTTTTGGTTCCGGTAGATTTGCAGTATACGAGATTATACTGAAGTGTTGTTCTTCGAGTATTAGGTTGTGGGGTTTTCATGTCGTTGTTTTGAACCGTTTAGGTTCGGGGGTCGGAAAGTTAGGGCTTGAGTTCCAGGTCGTTTCGAACTCCGATTCACACGCAAGTTAGGGGGTTATGTTGATAcagtgatttatacaatatgagtcgattgaaatgttgaaataacttttaaataTCGAGTTACagcggttttagggttttcgagcCCCGGTTCGGTAAActgactttattttcaaaaccaattggtcaaattcaaatgttatatttttagaatattgtacttGTCATTTTGGACCTTTTCACTggttggaaatgttgttttcgttGTTTAAAACCCGTACTGTGATATGAattgtttatatttactttcAGGTTGTTTTTGAATGTGGAAACTGTGTGGCaggtgttgatgttgtgaaatactggaactgttgtgAAAATGCAGGAAGTTTATTTGACGGCTATGGGCCAGATTTCACGTAATGATGTTTTTAGTGAAATGATTTCAAATGagtgtttaaattgcttaaattacacaatatgctttaggaaccctagggactgATAGTGTAGGCACAGATCCATTGCCAATGAGGGCACTatacttttgatctatatgaacCCGGGCTGAGATAGTAGGGGCGGTCTTAGTGTGAGTTTGCCTTTTGATCGTGGACCCAGGCTACATTGAGACAGTAGGGGCGGTCAACCCCGATTTtggggatttatacatggtatagagTTTGAGGGTATGTCCTATCCAACATAtctgtacatttatgtaattgttgttatatactatgGAGTTGttcaaatgatgaaaatgggctaTGTATTTTACAATTACGAAaacgatgattatatatgtttgtgtttttgttaaacacttaaagcatgttggccacacactgttattagcttaatcgtcttttactgataggtgtctcaccctatcatccaaactgtcttttcaggtccTTATTGAGGTTGAGATTAGTAAGGATTGAGGCAGGGTAGCAATCTATTTTTGAGTGAGCGTCTCCACGAGCTCAATTTTGTAGGTTATGTTATAGGTTTTCAGaacttgtaaaatgttgtaagactTGAGGATACGTCGAGTACCATACAGTATTGTATATTTATGTTGGAATAGCTAGATGTATCTTTTAggcagttagaactctggtaatagtttgatggatgtttatgttttccgctgcgtatatatatgttgagaagtatatcaggtacactgacgtcactacaGTAACACTTAGACCGTAAGTTGGGACCGAggtgttacaggtggtatcagagcttaggttttctaggttctacagactttgacGGTCAGTGAGTAAATTACTAGACTATTGGCTGTAATGTGATAGAGTTAGAGAGTTAGTCGGGTTTTAGTCTGGAGGATTGGAGGCGGGAGTTCCTTCGACGGTCTTCTATGCTTTTTCGGGAataacgattttaggaaaaccatggtaaatccatcgatggtttcgtttctaagTTGAGAGACTTGACTCGGATGTCGAGATAAGAGGTTAGACGGTTCAGTGTATATGGGTTGTCGATGTTTCGAATACGTGTTGTTTAATCTTCTTGTTCCATAATTGCATTTATTGTGTTAAATGTAGAATAATTAAGTCAGCTTTTACCTGTGTACAGGATGGAACCCAAAGGGAAGGGGATTATGGCAGGAGGCGATAATCACCTAGATGCCTCTAGTAAGGATGAGACTGAGGCTCCTGTGTTCCTGCGTGATATAGCGAGGTAGGCTAGGAAGGAACCCAGGAGGGGCTCCAGGGAGCAAGATCAGATGGTTGCAGATAGAGGCTGCATGTACTAGCAGTTCTCTAGAATGAATCCGCTGACATTTTCAGGAGGGCCAAACCCGATTGTGGTGGACGACTGTTTACAAGAGATGGAGGATTTTCTGGAGGTGTCTGAGTGCACAAAGGAACAGAAGGTTAAATACGCCTCCCTCAAGCTAGTgggggaggctaagagatggtggcgaTTAGCTAAGCTGGTCGAGGAGTAGTGCCCAGGGTACGTGTTGACTACctggagtcgcttcagggaggTGTCCTTCGCACAATACTTCCCCATTGCCACCCGTGAGGCGAAGTCTGAGGAGTTCCTCCACTTGACTCAGGGATCGATGCcggtgcagcagtacgcagcTAGGTTCGTGGATTTAGCTCGATTTGTGCCTCACATGGTTTCagatgagccgaagaaggctcGTATGTTTAAGAGGGGCTTGAAGCAGGCTATACACGCGCAGGTGGCAGCGTTGATGGTCTAGAGCTTTTACGAGCTTGTGGATAGAGCCATGGGGGCTGAAGCTAGCATCCGGTGGCCCTTCGAGCCAACAACAACAGTAGTCGGGATCTCAGGCTTCCTAGGGGAATTTGGAGAAGCCAATGTGTCCCAAGTGCCAGAAGCAACATTAGGGAGAGTGCAAGTCTCAATTTACGGGCTGCTACAGGTGTGGGAAGTCAGGACAACTGATACAAGATTGTTGGGCAACAATAACTCTCCCTTCAGCACAGGCTCAAAACCGGGGTGGTAACTAGACACCTCGAGGTGGTCACCAGGGAAACACCGCTCAGGCTAGGGTGTACTCGATGACGCCagcaatgtggtgataggtaccatttaCAACTTATTATATAATGTTGTAGTTCTTTTTTATTCGGTGCAACTCACTCCTTTATATCTCGAGAATTTGTTAAATGGTGTGGAGTAGAGGCTCAACCGTTAGAGGTCAAGTTAGGTGTGGATACACCATCAGGGTTAGTGGTGGTATGCAGTAGAGTGGTCAGGGATTACCcgatagagattcaggggaggagGCTTCCTACCAGTCTAATCGTATTTGATATGCATAGGTTTGATGTAatcctagggatggattggctggCATCTAGTTTTGCGAGCATTGATTGCCGTAGGAAGGAAGTAGTGTTCAGGCCTGCCAGAGAGCAGGAATTTCTATTttttgggtcgtgtgtgcattctgcACCATGAATCCTATCGGCGATGTCGGCGAGACAGCTGCTTCTAGAGGGTTAGCAGGGATACCTGGCGAGTGTGAAAGAGTCACCTAAAGAGGGATTGAAGGTGGAGGATATCCTAGGGATAAGGGAGTTCTACGATGTCTTTCCTGAAGACTTATCAGGGTTGCCTCCAGACAAGGAAGTGGAGTTTTCTATTGAGTTAGCACTGAGGATGGCACCAATCTCCAAGGCGCCTTACaggatggctccagctgagttgaaaaagttaaaggagcagttgcaagaacttTTGGACAAGGGGTTCATCAGGCCAAGCTTGTCACCTTGGGGTGCACttgtattgtttgtgaaaaagaaggacaggtcgatgaggATGTTCATCGATTACCAGGAGATCAATAAGGTGATTGTGAAGAACAGATATCCGTTGCCTCGGATTGACAACTTGTTTAACCAGTTGCAGGGTActcgggtcttttcgaagatctaTCTATGGTccgggtatcaccagttgaaggtgaaagtagaggatgtatcgaagactactttccgaacccggtatggccattacgagtttttggttatgccgtttggtttgatgaatgcacTTCCAGCATTCATGAATATGATGAACGGAGTGTTCCACGAGTACCTGGATaaattcgtggtggtgttcatcgacgatatCTTGGTGTATTCAAAAATTCCACTTGAGCATGATGCTCATTTTAGAGTAGTCCTTCAAGTACTTAAAGAGAAGGAattatttgctaaattcaagaaatgcgaattctggcttgagcagattgcatttctagggcacgtgaTGCCCAAGGAGGGAATTTCAGTTGACCTAGGTAAAGTTGAGGCGGTAGTTGACTGAGAGAGACCAAGGAACATTCACGAGGTTCGTAGTTTCTGAGATCCGGCTGGGTATTATCTCCGATTCCTCGAGGGCTTTTCTAAGTTGTCGGGCCCTTTGACGCAGCTTACCAGGAAGGGTAGCACGTTTTCGTGGACTAGAGACTGCGAGcggagtttccaagagttgaagcggCGCTTGGTCAcggctccagtgttgaccattccatcaagggATGGTGGCTTcatgatctacagtgacgcgtccctTAAGGGACTaggttgtgttttgatgcaacaaggTAAATTAGTTGCCTATGCTTCTCGTCAgatcaaggagtacgagaagaattaccctacgcataatTTGGAGCTGGAAGCAGTTGTGTTTGCTCTAAAGATCTAGCGCCACTATCTGTATGGTGagaagtgcgagatctttaccaattataagagtctcaaatacttaTTCACCcataaggagttgaatatgaggcagcacAAGTGGCTCGAATTGATCAAATATaacgactgtaccattagctatAACCCCAGAAAATCTAATGTGCTAATTGATGCGCTAAGTCGGAAGTCAGTGGAGGCATCAATTTCAGCAGTTGTGGGGCAGCATCagatcaggatggatctagagagattgaGGGTTGAGTTGGTGGACGGGGATCCCCAGGCCTTTGTTGTCTGGTTGGTGGTTCAACCGACCTTACGAGAACAAATCAAAGTTGCTTAGTTGAACAATGCAAAGTTGGTAAATATTGTGGAGAAACTGCAGAGCGAACAACATTCAGACTTTAATGTCTCTGAGGATAGAGGTCTCAGATTCCACACCAGGCTATGTGTACCAGATGACGtagagataaagaggatgattctggaggaggctcgtcgctctctctatactgttcatccagagagcacgaaaatgtatagaagTCTGCGAGAATTATTCTAGTGGAGTAATATGATGAGGGAAGTGGCCGAGTTTATTGGGCAAAGTCTCACTTGTTAGCAgatgaaagctgagcatcagagactaaCAAGACCACTATAGCCGCTtaacattcccaagtggaagtgggaacacgtctcgatggattttgtttcagggttgCCTTCAGCGGTGCACAACCAGAATGCTATCTGAGTGATGGTGGATTGGCTGACGAAGACGGCATACTTCATTCTAATTAGAGTTagctattctatgaataggctggcaaAGTTATACGTACAAGAGGTAGTACGGCTCCATGGCGTCCTAGTGTCTATcgtttcaaatcgagacccatgtttcacgtctTGGTTCTGGAAAGGGTTGTAGGATGCCTTAGGGTCACAGCTCacattcagcacagcttttcaccTGCAAACAGATGTGCAGTTTGAAAGGACGATTCTGATTTTGGAGAATATGTTGTGGGCATACATGTTGGATTTCGGTAACAGTTGGATTTGGTATCTACTGCTCGTagaatttgcttataacaatagctaccagaCCAGTATTGAGATGGTACCATATGAGGCCTTATATGTTTGTCGGTGTTGAACTCTGTTGTACTGCgatgaggtaggtgagcggcagattttgggactGAAGTTGGTTCAGcagacctctacaaaggtcgagcttatcagagaaaggattagatcggctcagattcggtagaagagttatgccgatactcGCCAACGGGAATTGAAATTTGATATCGGAGATATGGTATTTCTGAGGGTTGCTcctatgaaaggagtgatgaggtttaagaggaagggcaagttgagtcctCAGTACATTGGGTCATTCGAGATCCTGGAGAGGATAGGCCCAATTGCTTATCGGGTAGTCTTACCCCCGACTTTATCTAGGGtgcatgatgtgtttcacatgtCGGTGCAGAGGAAGTACATTCCAGATCTGTTGCACGTGATCAGTTGTGAGTCCTTAGAGATCGGTGAAGCGCTAACTTATGgtgaggtaccagttcagattttggatcagaAGGTACGgaagctgcgtaccaaggagataccattggTAAAGGTGTTATGGCATAACCACgcggttgaggaggcttcttgggaattagaggccgagatacgtcagaagtatcctcaacTAGTCAAAGATGTTCAGAGTTAAACAGGTAATGTAGATATGTGAGTGTATCCCCTTTTGCTTATGGTAAGGGTATGTGGATTGTCTCTAATAGAGTTTGTATATGTAATGTGAGCTTTCGAGACTATTGTATGTAActacgatattcctccaccataaacgagggtaggtaataaatttgagacggggctgctatgtgggtggctactggCTCTTCCTAGAGATAGAGTAGTTAGAGTTCAGATGATGTGATAGgaacagttagcaaatttcgaggatgaaattttataaggaagggagattgTAGTAATCtgatccaatatatatatatatatatatatatatatatatatatataataaataaataaataaagagatattttggaggagatattttggagaaaatattttgaaaggagatattttgagatatttatgtataaatatcttagaggagatatttattttgattacttaaagacTAAGTTAgttttttctttataaactctcattctccttctctgtctctctctagacacgaactccactctctctctttctctaagatTTCTAGGCCATGTGTTGCTGAAATCGACAATCCGACGTCCCTATGTgaatcagggaaggaatctctacaggTTCTATGGATCAGAATTTTATTTAGGAGATTTCcgagtttttcccaaaaatcgaggtaaggatcgaTTTTTACTTTTGGTCTGGTAGATCTGTAGTATATGAGATTATAATGAAGTGTTGTTCTTCGAGTATTGGGTTTCAGGGTTTTCATGCCGTTTTTTTTAACCATTTAGGTTCGAGGTTCGGAAAGTTAGGGTTTGAGTTCCGGGTCGTTTCAAACTCTAATTCACACGCAAGTAAGGGGTTTATGTTAATACAGTGATTTATATAATATGAGtcgattgaaatgttgaaataacttttagatatTGAGTTACggtgattttagggttttcgaGCCCTGGTTCGGTAaaccgactttattttcaaaatcaaccggtcaaattcaaatgttaaatTTTCGAATATTGTACTTGTCATTTTGGACCTTTTCACCagttggaaatgttgttttcattgTTTAAAACTCGTACTATGATATTAACTATTTATATTTACTTTTGGGTTGTTTTCAAATGTGGAAAACCGTGTGGCAAgtgttgatgttgtgaaataATGGAACTGTTGTGAAAATGCAGGAAGTTTATTTGACGGTTACGGGCTCGATTTCacgtaatgatgtgttttgtgaaatgatttcaaaGGAGTGTttaaattacttaaattgcacgatatgctttaggaaccctggagACTAATAGTGTAGGCACGGATCCGTTGCTAGTGAGGGCACTATACTTTTGATCTTTATGAACCCAGGCTGTATTGAGACAGTAAGAACGGTCAACCCCGATTAtggggatttatacatggtatagagTTTGAGGGCGTGTCATATCTTGCATATCTAtacatttatgtaattgttgttatatactatgGGATTGTTCATATAATGAAAATGGGCTACATATTTTAATATTACGGAaacgatgattatatatgtttatgtttattttaAACACTTAAAGCATGCTGGTCACACACTATTATTAACTTAATCGTCCCTTacaagaggtgtctcactctatcATACAAACTGCCTTTTTAGGTCCTTATTGAGGTTGAGATTAGCAAGGACTGGGACAGGGTAGCGATTTGTTTTTGAGCGAGCGTCTCCATAAGCTCGATATTGTAGGTTATGTTATATGTTTTCAAaacttgtaaaatgttgtaagactGGAGGATGCGTCGAGTATCATAcagtattgtatatggatgttaAAATAGTTATATGTATCTATCAggcagttagaactctggtaatagtttgatggatgtttatgttttccgttgcgtatatatttgttgagaagtatatcaggtacacagacgttaCTACAGTAACACCCAGGCCGTAAGTTGGGACCAAGGTGTTACACATGGTGGACCAGTCTGTGTTCTATGGCTGCTGCTAAGTTATGCAAGATTAAATCCTGACTTTACCTAGCGGAAAGGATTGGGGGTATCCTTTAACTTCCAGAGTTGGTGCCGCTTAAGAAGGTACGAAGGATCGACTTAAGGTTGGAGTCTCtggtttatcaaaaaaaaaaaataaacaaaggcAATAACGTATAGTCCATGCTAAAGAAAtagaggaaaaataaataaataaatatatgtatatacataaagCATCTGCGTAGGCAGGGTCCAGGAGAAGGGGCAGATCACAGTGGATcccttaaaattattttagataAAAAAACGCTAACCtctcttaaaattttttaaaaagataatgACGCGTTTCaaaaatttagattttaaattttccaAAGATCCCTCCTTTGTTAAAAGTACACAAATATCCACTTATatctttttaatatatatatatatagaaaaatttcACATTTTTAAAATCTCGAAAAAGGTCTCTACCTTTTTGCCAAAATTCAAGAGAGATGAATGTTTTTtgtcaaattaatttttgacaAAAATATCCTCATCTTTCAAAGGTATGATAAAAAATTTTCtagaagaataatttttttttgacttACCATATTTTATTATCTTTCGTCTGATAACTAAATGTGAAAACAtaaatttctttataatttttttctttttgtaatgtTTCCAAGTTCTAACTACAAGGATTGGAACTCAAAAAGCTGGATATATGCTCGATAACAAACCCTCCCTCTCAGTGAAACACACATGCATCCTATTAGTAATCGAACAAAAGGATTTTTAAAAACGAGACAAGTGGACTCTTCTTTAAGGAACATGCAACATACATCACTGGCTTCAATAATTGGAGAAGATGCAAAACTAtcataatgtttttttttttttttctaatgctGTTAAATGAATCAACCCAaagtatataattaaaaattatcctatATAGTCCAAAATGCGTCAAGAATACCATGTTGGACACAAAAATGAATTGacaagagaaatatatatatatatatatatatatatatatatatatatatatatatatatatatatatatatatatcagatagGATAACCAACTGGCCAAAATGTGAAATGGATTTCTCAAAAAtgaattcaactcctgaaagcaacTACTTCATGTAAACAACACACAACAGCTTTCTTTTACACGGGATAAGAAatgaaaaaattttataacttcCACCTAGCTAATCGTGTGCCCAACTTGCAGCATGACCTTTGAAGATTAGAGGGCACATGGTCATTAAACGGTGAGGAGCATGAAATATGTACTCAATGCAAGAACTTTTAGGAATATTTTGGCCATCTTGGTCCTAAAATTCAATTAGAGTCATTGAAATCCATTGCGTTCAACAAGAAATGGTTTAAACGTCATCAACACTGCAAGTGCCTCAATAACATTAAGGATAAAGAAAACCATCTGATCACCTGCATTTAACAAGCTCACTCTAATCAGTGCAACTTTAAAGGAGATGTCATGTGCTGAATACATTAGAAAAGAtgaaaaaatagtttaaaaacaaagaataaaaaaaataaatcagcTACCAATACTAGTAATTTGTTTGAGCGGTTTAAAATGACTCTAAAAAACTGACCACCATTTAAGTGAAATCTCATCCACTCGGGACCTAAATGTTTCTAAACCCTATCTTGTGTTTCACTACCATGGACCTAATTCATTGGAGGAACTTTCGCAGGCCGTTTTTTGGGTCGTTTGTCCATCTTATCCAAGTCAAATGGTGTGTCGTACATTTCTTTGTTTGATTAAAGAATGATAAGGAactaaattttgaataatttgtaaaTTTTCGAGGAAATTTAGTAAATTGCTATTTGTCATTCTTTTCTATTTTGAATGTGGGAATTAGAAAGTATGACGAAAATTTCAACAGCTCCTCAGTAAATTAAAATCATGAATAGGTAGCCGTCTTGCTTGTGGAAGAGAAAAATGTAAAAATTATCACGTATTTTGCTAATACTCTTGGATGCAACAAGTAGacatttgcctcttttcttatcaGTCCTCAGCaataaagaaaaatgaatttatgTGACATTGAATTTGAAAGAtatgttttttttgtttaatttgaattttaagaaTTCATTTTGGTAAGTCAATCAATAGTGTGACATGCAAAAGGCTGCTATGCAATTATAATAGGCCATCATACCTGGGAAGAAGGCAGCATGCTGACGCTTCTGTGCCCAAGAAAAGCTGCAATAATCACGATCAGTGACAACCAAATAAATTTGTGAAGAACATGCAAGTTAAAGCATCATTCTGTCTATATCAATTTGATATATTTGGTACACAATGAAACATGGAGAATATATGTATTGTCATTTGACCATGCAACACAAGCATCATTTTCTGTATAGACATTTCCCCTTCCTATTATATCATTCTGTTTTCTATTTAAAAAAGAATCAGACCTTAACAAGCATGTTGCATTTTTTAACTTGAATTTCTATAAATGCAAAATACGAATTCTTCTCACAAGCATAAATTAAGTGGGTTCTAGCGAACAAATTGGTACATAATGAAACATGGAGAACATATGTATTGTCATTTGACCATGCAACACAAACATCATTTTCTGTAGACTTTACCCCTTCCTATTATTTCATTCTATTTTCTAAGCACGGTGCATTTTTTACTTACATTTCTATAAACGCAAAATCTAAATTCTCATAAGCATAAATTAAGTGGGTTATTGTGAACAAATTTTAGGACTTCTGAAgatttcttattttgatcatctTTTAATGTAAGTCAAGTTGTAGGTGACAGGGCATTCTGGCTTAGAGCCCCCCATCATATATTACATAATAGATATAGCACAGATGTGCTACATCATGTGAAGATGAATAAAGAAATACAAGGGGCAATGAATCACTAGGTTCTACTACCTAAAAAGTACTCCGTTCAATCATTATTGGCAGATTTCTCATCATGTTTATGGCTGCTTAATTCTATAGATGTAGATTTACAGTGATGTGGGGTCCACAAAAGTTAAACCCCAAATCTCCGAAGTAGTTAAGGCACTACCTCTACTTAGATTATGGTGAGTATATACTTGAAAAAAGGGTTCAAAAATTAGCTGAGGAATAAATTTGCAAGATAAAAAATgcataatttacatgattggaTAACTTGAAGGCTTAGAAAGCTAGAGGCAAGGAATCATTACCAAAAATCTCGGAGGCAAAGAAAAAGCCTTGCACATCCTGCCATGGTAGTAATAGGCTTTAAAATGTTCATCTATGCTTCATGATTTTTCGGTCGGGCGGGCGGGGGTACGGGTGGTggcaaaaaaaatacaaagaggagggggcaacatatcctccaagaagaaaacaaaaggaaaggaaaatgaagagaaaaaataGAGGAACAAAGTTAAGAAACATCAATCAACAATCAGGCTAAGATGTCACTCTGTCCTGCTGTCTTGAAGATTTGCCACATCACTTGCATATATTCCTCATCATTGCAATACTAATGCAAATAAACTTGGATAATAAGCAAATTTAATTCTGGTTTAGTTCACAGAATCGAATTGTGGTAGGAATGGAATTGATAGAGAGAGAATAGGGATCCTAATGTAAGGTTGGAGCTGGTAATCTAGCCCAAAATAGAAATACCAATTCCATTTCAATGTATGACATGAGCACTGAAAGTAGAGGAAGTTATCAAATTAAATTTAACTTTACCATCATATCCTCGAGAAAAATAATTTAAAGGATTAATATAACTATCTTTTTTGTACTCTAAATAGCTActaaatgtattaaataataattaattactaattataaTCATATTTGTTAAAGCTTTGTATTCATTGTTGGTCTACAACccaacagcttaagcttttaggtaaagtgataatttGACATCATATTAGAGCTATGGCTAgcaggaggtcctaggttctagtcttgttgctgtATCTATTGTGTGGCGGTTATTTATTGTTAGTTTATCTCTCCATATGCAATCAAGCTGCACGTGTGAGGAAGTGTTAAAGCTTGACGAAAaatgttggtccacaacctaatagcttaagcttacAAGTGAAGTGgtaatataacaataataaataaataatta
This region of Malania oleifera isolate guangnan ecotype guangnan chromosome 10, ASM2987363v1, whole genome shotgun sequence genomic DNA includes:
- the LOC131166566 gene encoding uncharacterized protein LOC131166566; this translates as MVFLRVAPMKGVMRFKRKGKLSPQYIGSFEILERIGPIAYRVVLPPTLSRVHDVFHMSVQRKYIPDLLHVISCESLEIGEALTYGEVPVQILDQKVRKLRTKEIPLVLIEVEISKDWDRVAICF